Proteins found in one Acinetobacter sp. XH1741 genomic segment:
- the ttcA gene encoding tRNA 2-thiocytidine(32) synthetase TtcA: protein MYAPVESNEGFNFKPELPTSSVYYRLLKKLRRQVGHAIRDFKMIEDGDKVMVCVSGGKDSYTLLDILLQFKRIAPINFDIVAVNLDQKQPGFPEDVLPRYMEENNIPYYILEKDTYTITKRLTPEGKTYCAVCSRLRRGSLYGFAQEIGATKVALGHHRDDILATFFLNLFHGGSLKAMPPKLLSSDKKNILIRPLAYVEEKDIIKYAELRQFPIIPCNLCGSQENLQRAMLNEMLREWDKQYPKRLHSIFGALQNVSPSQLADRELFDFEALDSQRELDFKDPEELKNRLDVVNLSFAAE, encoded by the coding sequence ATGTACGCGCCAGTTGAGTCCAACGAAGGATTTAATTTTAAGCCTGAACTTCCAACAAGCTCGGTCTATTATCGTTTGCTTAAGAAGCTTCGCCGTCAAGTTGGACATGCTATTCGTGACTTCAAGATGATTGAAGATGGCGATAAGGTCATGGTGTGTGTGTCTGGTGGTAAAGACAGTTATACCTTGCTCGACATTTTGTTGCAGTTCAAACGTATCGCACCGATCAACTTTGATATTGTTGCGGTTAACCTTGACCAAAAGCAGCCAGGTTTTCCAGAAGATGTCTTACCACGTTATATGGAAGAAAATAACATTCCATATTACATTTTGGAAAAAGACACTTACACCATTACCAAGCGTTTAACACCAGAAGGTAAAACATACTGTGCAGTATGTTCACGCTTGCGCCGTGGTTCGCTTTATGGCTTCGCTCAAGAAATTGGCGCAACTAAAGTTGCTTTGGGTCATCACCGTGACGATATTCTTGCAACCTTTTTCTTGAACCTATTCCATGGCGGTAGCTTAAAAGCAATGCCACCTAAACTTTTATCGTCAGATAAGAAAAATATTTTGATTCGTCCTTTGGCCTATGTCGAAGAAAAAGACATTATCAAATATGCAGAGCTGCGCCAGTTCCCAATTATTCCGTGTAACCTTTGTGGTTCACAAGAGAACTTACAACGTGCCATGCTCAATGAAATGCTACGTGAGTGGGATAAACAATATCCGAAACGCTTACACAGTATTTTCGGTGCATTACAAAACGTGTCTCCGTCTCAGTTAGCGGACCGTGAGTTGTTTGATTTTGAAGCTTTAGATTCACAGCGTGAGCTAGACTTTAAAGACCCAGAAGAGCTGAAAAACCGTTTAGATGTAGTCAACTTAAGCTTTGCTGCTGAATAA
- a CDS encoding lytic transglycosylase domain-containing protein yields MKNSVQYLFSCLLGMTTFSVGITPTFAGQMYVYQDKNGSTLLTNRKSYDHSLKKVKVTYYPDSNIHSYTNWGASEASVLPSYNKNKNAFDHIIRQAAQQHGVSEGLIKAVMHTESGFNVNAHSPVGAQGLMQLMPATARRFNVSNAYDPQQNIFAGAKYLGWLLKRFNGNTQMALAAYNAGEGNVDKYGGIPPFRETQDYVRRVTSRYQNLYSSGVSLSSFSNSNISTQALNPPELPQATTPQQVSAKPVKYSSARQIVTLSDGTYTDAPTGTYVTNNATAIAHIRIE; encoded by the coding sequence ATGAAAAATTCGGTTCAATATCTTTTTTCTTGTTTACTGGGGATGACCACTTTTTCGGTAGGTATAACGCCGACTTTTGCGGGTCAGATGTACGTTTATCAAGACAAAAATGGCAGTACATTACTAACCAACCGTAAAAGTTATGATCATTCATTAAAGAAAGTAAAAGTGACTTACTATCCCGATAGTAATATTCACAGCTATACAAACTGGGGAGCTTCTGAAGCTTCAGTTCTGCCTAGCTATAATAAAAATAAAAATGCGTTTGACCATATTATTAGACAAGCAGCACAACAGCATGGGGTATCCGAAGGTTTAATTAAGGCGGTCATGCATACTGAATCTGGGTTTAATGTGAATGCTCACTCTCCAGTCGGTGCTCAAGGTCTAATGCAGCTGATGCCAGCAACTGCCCGTCGCTTTAACGTATCTAACGCTTATGATCCTCAGCAAAATATCTTTGCTGGTGCGAAATATCTAGGTTGGTTGCTCAAGCGTTTTAATGGCAATACGCAAATGGCGCTTGCAGCTTATAATGCTGGTGAAGGTAACGTGGATAAATATGGCGGCATTCCCCCATTCCGTGAAACCCAAGATTATGTTCGCCGCGTAACCAGTCGATATCAAAATTTATATTCTTCTGGGGTAAGCCTTTCATCGTTTAGTAACTCAAATATTTCTACTCAAGCTTTAAATCCCCCTGAGTTGCCACAAGCCACCACACCTCAACAAGTATCGGCTAAACCTGTTAAATACTCTTCTGCACGTCAAATCGTGACATTGTCAGATGGTACCTATACAGATGCACCTACAGGAACTTATGTCACCAATAACGCAACCGCTATTGCGCATATTCGGATTGAGTAA
- the htpX gene encoding protease HtpX has product MMRIGLFLLTNLAVLVVAGIILSLFGVGSYHGAGGLKLGNLLVICFVFGMVGSLVSLFMSKWMAKKTTGTELIDPNAPRNQAESWLLQTVAELSQRAGINMPEVGIFPSYQSNAFATGWNKNDALVSVSSGLLERMNKDELRAVLAHEIGHVANGDMVTLALIQGVVNAFVMFFARVVGDFIDRNVFGRQDDQAPGMGYFLITMVLDIVFGILASAIVMWFSRYREYRADEAGARLAGKQAMISALLRLQAESELPDQMPKEMKAFAIAEGKEQGFSLAALFQTHPTIEQRVAALHQLDCP; this is encoded by the coding sequence ATGATGCGGATTGGTTTGTTTTTGCTTACCAACCTCGCGGTACTGGTTGTAGCTGGCATTATTTTGTCACTCTTCGGTGTCGGTAGTTACCATGGCGCGGGTGGCTTAAAACTAGGCAACCTTTTAGTGATCTGTTTTGTGTTTGGTATGGTGGGCTCTTTAGTCTCGCTATTCATGTCAAAATGGATGGCTAAGAAAACTACCGGTACAGAACTGATTGACCCAAATGCTCCTCGTAACCAAGCTGAAAGCTGGTTATTGCAAACAGTCGCTGAACTTTCTCAACGTGCTGGTATTAACATGCCAGAAGTTGGTATCTTCCCATCATATCAGTCTAATGCGTTTGCAACAGGCTGGAATAAAAATGATGCCTTAGTTTCCGTTTCATCCGGTCTACTTGAGCGTATGAACAAAGATGAGCTACGTGCAGTGCTTGCGCACGAGATTGGTCACGTTGCAAATGGTGACATGGTCACATTGGCACTCATCCAAGGTGTAGTGAACGCCTTTGTTATGTTCTTCGCTCGTGTTGTGGGTGACTTTATTGACCGTAATGTTTTTGGTCGTCAAGATGATCAAGCACCTGGTATGGGTTACTTCCTCATTACCATGGTTTTAGATATCGTATTCGGTATTCTTGCTTCTGCTATTGTCATGTGGTTCTCTCGTTACCGTGAATACCGTGCTGATGAAGCCGGTGCACGTTTAGCTGGTAAACAAGCAATGATTTCTGCTCTATTACGTTTACAAGCTGAATCAGAGTTACCAGACCAAATGCCAAAAGAAATGAAAGCATTCGCAATTGCGGAAGGTAAAGAACAAGGCTTTAGTTTAGCTGCTTTGTTCCAAACTCACCCTACAATTGAACAGCGTGTTGCGGCTCTACATCAGTTAGATTGCCCATAA
- a CDS encoding DUF4112 domain-containing protein, translated as MPQEKKLTQQQVIALERDLAKFATMMDSAVRIPFTKQGIGADAALSTIPIAGDVAGFVLTCYAIYKAKQIGVPQHKLTPVIKLAIVDAVVGCVPVAGTIFDIFIRPSRKALEVVHAHIREEYAIQSDIHVIHPYLHEKLEKKQQQSAFWRNPVVSWLWLHIPDLLGLFVLILIGFAMWWGISFLWGLFHST; from the coding sequence ATGCCTCAAGAAAAAAAATTAACACAGCAGCAGGTCATCGCACTAGAACGAGACCTTGCCAAGTTCGCCACCATGATGGATAGTGCCGTCCGTATTCCTTTTACAAAGCAGGGTATTGGCGCTGATGCTGCCTTAAGTACTATTCCAATTGCAGGTGATGTAGCAGGTTTTGTTCTAACGTGCTACGCCATATATAAAGCCAAGCAAATTGGCGTGCCCCAGCATAAATTAACCCCAGTAATCAAATTGGCTATAGTCGATGCTGTCGTTGGATGTGTTCCAGTAGCAGGAACTATTTTCGATATTTTTATACGCCCGAGCAGAAAAGCGTTAGAGGTGGTTCATGCCCATATACGTGAAGAATATGCGATCCAGAGTGATATTCATGTCATTCATCCTTATTTACACGAGAAACTGGAAAAGAAGCAACAACAGTCCGCATTTTGGCGTAACCCTGTTGTGAGTTGGTTATGGTTACATATACCCGATTTACTCGGATTATTTGTGCTTATTCTTATTGGTTTTGCGATGTGGTGGGGGATCAGTTTTCTGTGGGGACTGTTCCACTCAACCTAA
- a CDS encoding multidrug efflux RND transporter permease subunit gives MLSKFFIQRPIFANVLAIIVMAFGIFSVMHLPVERYPDIAPPKITVSANYSGADAQTVEQSVTQILEQQIQGIDHLLYFSSSSDSSGRSRITISFDNGTNPDTAQVQVQNSISGVIRRLPDEVQRQGVTVTKSLGDTFMVIGLYDSTGKTGNIELSDYLTTHVVDNLNRIDGVGETDIFGSQYAMRIWLNPEKLKQYNLMPSDVANAITAQNTQVAAGAIGDLPVIDGQYLNTKVTAGSRLKTVEDFQNIVVKSNKTAGYVYLKDIARVELGAENYQFLNTINGYPAAGVSISLSSGANAIQTSKLIHQTLDQLSTKLPAGYKIVYPRDNTPFVQESIKEVVKTLIEAIILVILVMFLFLQSWRATLIPSITVPVVILGTFGVLYVLGFSINTLTLFALVLAIGLLVDDAIVVVENVERLMHEQHLTPKEAAIESMSEISGALIGITLVLTAVFIPMSFLGGSIGVIYRQFSITLVAAMSLSLIVALVLTPALCALILKPNPEPMRWAIWFNQKIDQLKNQYIKIVQTSIHYSKSVIVIFVALIAVFALFYSGLKSGFIPKEDQGILSVQIKLVDSAPMSQSKKIGEQVRQYFLTQEDKNVNLVLIRYGRNNAGTGQNLAQGFIALKPWDVRTGKENSADAIQKRAMKYFSQFNNAQINVTLPPSVNGLGQTDGLDFWIQDLNGQGQNFLDGMFRQLQTQSKNYSTFENFDKQSTNSKANLNIKIDQKQALANGLELSAINNTLSSAWGGTYVNDFIDRGRIKRVMIQGDAEFRSKPEDLYNWSVRNSQNEMVPFSSFANLSWGGAPEIVKRYMGYSALQLQADVASSSSSGQAMKDVEQLVNQQKDIGLAWTGLSFEEQKSTNQAVWLYLISAGFIFLCLAALYESLSIPAAVMTSIPLGVGGSVIFSYIFGLPNDVYFQIALLTTIGLSCKNAILIVEFAALAQEKGKNAIQAALEGASLRLRPILMTSLAFGAGVIPLVFAQGAGAVSRQEIGISILGGVMFGTVLVLFFIPVMYVLLRSLFKSKVSS, from the coding sequence ATGCTATCTAAATTTTTTATTCAGCGTCCCATTTTTGCCAATGTTTTGGCAATCATTGTTATGGCTTTCGGTATATTTTCGGTGATGCATTTGCCCGTAGAGCGGTATCCCGATATTGCACCTCCGAAAATTACAGTGTCTGCCAACTATAGTGGTGCAGATGCACAAACTGTTGAGCAAAGTGTTACTCAAATTTTAGAGCAGCAAATCCAAGGGATTGATCACTTACTTTATTTTAGTTCATCAAGTGATTCATCTGGGCGTAGCCGAATTACCATTAGCTTTGATAACGGAACAAACCCAGATACCGCTCAGGTACAAGTACAAAATAGCATTAGTGGTGTCATACGCCGTTTACCGGATGAAGTTCAGCGTCAGGGTGTCACCGTTACCAAGTCTTTAGGCGATACTTTTATGGTAATCGGCTTATATGACTCGACTGGTAAAACAGGAAACATTGAGCTGTCAGACTATTTAACTACACATGTGGTAGATAACCTGAATCGTATTGATGGGGTGGGTGAAACTGATATATTCGGTTCGCAATATGCGATGCGTATTTGGCTAAATCCAGAGAAGTTAAAGCAATATAATTTAATGCCAAGTGATGTTGCGAATGCAATCACAGCTCAAAATACCCAAGTTGCCGCAGGTGCAATTGGTGATTTACCCGTTATTGATGGGCAATATTTAAATACAAAAGTGACCGCGGGTTCTCGACTCAAAACAGTCGAGGACTTCCAAAATATAGTTGTAAAGTCAAATAAAACGGCAGGTTATGTTTATTTAAAAGATATTGCTAGAGTTGAGCTAGGGGCTGAAAACTATCAATTTTTAAATACGATTAATGGTTATCCTGCTGCAGGTGTGAGTATTTCGTTATCTTCAGGCGCCAATGCGATTCAAACCTCTAAACTCATCCATCAAACCCTAGATCAGCTTTCAACTAAACTACCAGCCGGCTATAAAATCGTTTATCCACGAGATAATACGCCGTTTGTTCAAGAGTCAATTAAAGAAGTTGTAAAGACCCTCATTGAAGCCATTATTTTGGTTATTTTGGTGATGTTCCTGTTTTTACAAAGCTGGCGCGCGACACTCATTCCGAGTATTACCGTTCCAGTGGTGATTTTGGGAACTTTTGGCGTTTTATATGTGCTCGGCTTTAGTATTAATACATTAACGTTATTTGCACTGGTACTTGCTATTGGCTTGCTAGTTGATGATGCCATTGTGGTCGTGGAAAACGTTGAACGGCTTATGCATGAACAGCATTTAACTCCGAAAGAAGCCGCTATTGAATCGATGAGTGAAATTAGTGGTGCTTTGATCGGGATTACCTTGGTTTTAACTGCTGTTTTTATTCCAATGTCCTTTTTAGGTGGATCAATTGGCGTTATTTACCGCCAGTTTTCCATTACCTTAGTTGCAGCTATGTCGCTATCGCTCATTGTTGCATTGGTCTTAACACCTGCTTTATGCGCATTAATCTTAAAACCTAACCCTGAACCTATGCGCTGGGCTATTTGGTTTAATCAAAAAATTGATCAACTTAAAAATCAATATATCAAGATTGTGCAGACGAGTATTCACTACAGCAAATCAGTTATTGTGATTTTTGTGGCGCTGATTGCAGTTTTTGCGCTGTTCTATAGCGGTTTAAAAAGTGGATTTATTCCTAAAGAAGATCAGGGCATTTTAAGTGTTCAAATTAAGCTTGTAGACAGTGCACCAATGTCTCAGAGTAAAAAAATTGGTGAGCAAGTCCGCCAATATTTTCTGACTCAAGAAGATAAAAACGTGAATTTAGTTTTAATCCGTTATGGCCGAAATAATGCGGGTACAGGGCAAAACTTAGCACAAGGTTTTATTGCTTTAAAACCGTGGGATGTACGTACAGGAAAAGAGAATTCGGCAGACGCTATACAAAAGCGGGCAATGAAATATTTCAGTCAGTTTAATAACGCCCAGATTAATGTGACTTTACCACCATCGGTCAATGGTTTGGGGCAGACTGATGGATTGGACTTCTGGATTCAAGACTTAAATGGGCAAGGACAAAATTTCCTTGATGGCATGTTCCGTCAGTTACAAACACAAAGTAAAAACTATTCCACTTTTGAAAACTTTGATAAACAGTCTACCAACAGCAAGGCAAATCTAAATATCAAGATTGACCAGAAACAGGCTTTGGCAAATGGACTAGAGTTATCAGCTATTAATAATACTTTGTCGAGTGCTTGGGGCGGAACTTATGTAAATGACTTTATTGATCGCGGGCGTATTAAACGCGTCATGATTCAAGGTGATGCCGAGTTCAGATCTAAACCTGAAGATTTATATAACTGGTCTGTGCGCAATAGCCAAAATGAAATGGTTCCTTTTAGCTCATTTGCTAACCTCAGTTGGGGCGGAGCTCCTGAAATTGTCAAACGCTATATGGGCTATAGTGCTTTACAGCTACAAGCAGATGTAGCGAGTAGCAGTAGTTCAGGTCAGGCGATGAAAGATGTTGAGCAACTTGTGAACCAACAAAAAGATATTGGCTTAGCATGGACTGGTTTGTCTTTTGAGGAACAAAAGTCGACGAATCAGGCTGTATGGTTATATCTCATTTCAGCAGGTTTCATTTTCTTATGTTTAGCAGCTTTATATGAGAGCTTAAGTATTCCGGCTGCTGTAATGACTTCTATCCCGTTAGGGGTAGGGGGAAGTGTCATTTTCTCTTATATTTTTGGTTTGCCTAATGATGTCTATTTCCAAATTGCGCTTCTAACCACGATTGGGTTGTCATGTAAAAACGCAATTTTAATTGTTGAGTTCGCTGCATTGGCTCAAGAGAAAGGAAAGAATGCTATTCAGGCCGCTTTAGAAGGTGCGAGCTTGCGATTAAGACCGATTCTAATGACTTCTTTAGCATTTGGTGCTGGTGTCATTCCACTTGTGTTTGCACAAGGCGCTGGTGCGGTTAGCCGTCAAGAAATTGGTATTAGTATTTTAGGGGGTGTAATGTTTGGTACAGTGCTAGTTTTATTCTTTATTCCAGTCATGTATGTGTTATTACGCTCACTGTTTAAATCGAAAGTTTCAAGTTAA
- a CDS encoding glycerophosphodiester phosphodiesterase, with protein MFKKALLCLSLISLVGCNDDKTETTPTTPEYQYPKILVIGHRGASALRPEHTLASYQKAIDDGADFIEPDLVSTKDGVLVTRHENEIGGTTNISTLTQFADRKTTKNIDGLNLTGWFTEDFTLNELQQVKARERIPEFRPANTAYNDLYSIPTLEQVIELAEANYKKTGKIIGLYIETKHPTYFKNKNLAMEDTLLKTLAKYQYTRDIAPIYLQSFEVSNLKYLKDQLDLHKTLKHAQIIQLYDAKTSRPADFVESGVSKTYGDLATAQSLKDVAKYANGVGPSKNYILNFNNDGSVQTTSFITDAHAAGLKVHPYTFRPENNFLPQPLKCSDKPAERCPTGALKEFEAYFKAGVDGVFTDDPALGRQAVTNFEKVAK; from the coding sequence ATGTTTAAAAAAGCACTTTTATGCTTAAGTTTAATAAGTCTAGTTGGTTGTAATGATGATAAAACTGAAACCACACCAACTACACCAGAATATCAATATCCTAAAATTTTAGTAATAGGACACCGCGGTGCTAGCGCTTTACGTCCTGAACATACCTTAGCTTCATATCAAAAAGCCATTGATGATGGTGCTGACTTTATTGAACCTGATCTAGTTTCAACAAAAGATGGCGTATTGGTTACGCGTCATGAAAATGAAATTGGTGGTACAACCAATATAAGTACCCTCACCCAATTTGCTGATCGTAAAACCACAAAAAATATTGATGGCTTAAACTTAACAGGTTGGTTCACAGAAGACTTCACTTTAAATGAATTACAACAAGTTAAAGCACGTGAGCGCATTCCTGAGTTCCGACCAGCAAACACCGCTTATAATGATCTCTATTCAATTCCAACACTCGAACAAGTCATTGAACTCGCCGAAGCAAATTATAAAAAAACCGGAAAAATTATTGGTTTATATATTGAAACCAAACATCCGACTTATTTTAAAAATAAAAATTTGGCTATGGAAGACACACTTCTTAAAACTCTTGCCAAGTATCAATACACTCGCGATATCGCACCTATCTATTTGCAGTCATTTGAAGTCAGCAATTTAAAATATTTAAAAGATCAACTTGATCTACATAAGACACTTAAACATGCGCAAATCATTCAGTTATATGATGCAAAAACATCTCGACCAGCCGACTTTGTTGAATCTGGTGTGTCTAAAACATATGGTGATTTAGCTACAGCACAAAGCTTAAAAGATGTTGCCAAATATGCAAATGGCGTAGGCCCAAGCAAAAACTACATTCTTAATTTCAATAATGATGGTTCAGTACAAACCACTTCATTTATTACCGATGCACATGCCGCTGGCTTAAAAGTACATCCTTATACTTTCCGCCCAGAAAACAACTTTTTACCACAACCTTTAAAATGTAGCGATAAACCTGCCGAGCGTTGCCCAACAGGTGCTCTAAAAGAGTTTGAAGCATATTTTAAAGCAGGTGTAGATGGTGTCTTTACCGATGACCCAGCACTTGGCCGTCAAGCTGTGACTAATTTTGAGAAAGTAGCAAAATAA
- a CDS encoding MBL fold metallo-hydrolase, protein MKKLFVALGLVMGGLHVSYAEPASAQQVPGYYKHQFGNYRITSLLDGTIYLDPKLFKNLSQAEKTKILTKYAAVNEKGIQTSVNAFLVDDGKSLTLVDSGASSCFGPQLGSIAKNLELAGYQLAKVKTVLLTHLHPDHVCGIAKDGKAVFPNATIYAHEREADYWLNPASEKTVPANQKENYLGTVKNIKAALAPYEAKKAFKTFKDGDVIQGFEVINTQGHTPGHHSFRLKSKGQQIVFVGDIVHSHSLQFDAPKTGVDFDVNSEQAINTRLKMFAEISNKQQWVAAPHLPFPGIGHVYKVNTEQYQWIPLYFNNSLEK, encoded by the coding sequence ATGAAAAAACTATTTGTAGCCTTAGGACTTGTCATGGGTGGTTTGCATGTAAGCTATGCAGAGCCAGCTTCAGCTCAGCAAGTACCCGGATATTATAAGCATCAATTTGGTAATTATCGCATCACCTCTTTACTTGATGGCACCATTTATTTAGACCCTAAATTATTTAAAAATTTAAGTCAGGCTGAGAAGACTAAAATTTTAACGAAATATGCTGCTGTTAATGAGAAGGGCATTCAGACTTCTGTAAATGCATTTTTAGTAGATGACGGCAAAAGTTTGACGCTTGTTGATAGTGGTGCTTCAAGCTGTTTTGGTCCACAACTTGGCTCAATCGCTAAAAATCTTGAACTGGCAGGCTACCAACTTGCGAAGGTGAAAACGGTTTTATTGACACATTTGCACCCAGACCATGTTTGTGGAATTGCTAAAGATGGAAAAGCTGTATTTCCAAATGCAACTATTTATGCACATGAACGTGAAGCAGATTATTGGTTGAATCCGGCATCTGAAAAAACAGTACCAGCAAATCAAAAAGAAAATTATTTAGGTACTGTTAAAAATATAAAAGCTGCACTTGCACCATATGAAGCGAAAAAAGCATTTAAAACATTTAAAGACGGTGATGTTATTCAAGGCTTTGAAGTGATCAACACACAAGGGCATACACCGGGTCACCATAGCTTCCGTTTAAAGAGCAAGGGTCAACAGATTGTCTTTGTTGGAGATATTGTTCACTCACATTCTTTACAGTTTGATGCTCCAAAAACCGGAGTTGACTTTGACGTAAATTCTGAGCAGGCAATTAATACCCGTTTGAAAATGTTTGCTGAAATTTCAAATAAGCAGCAATGGGTAGCTGCTCCACACTTACCATTTCCAGGCATTGGTCATGTGTATAAAGTGAATACCGAGCAATATCAGTGGATTCCTTTATATTTTAATAACAGTCTTGAGAAGTAA
- a CDS encoding diacylglycerol kinase produces MDSYSPYKGKSGLKRILNATGYSISGFKAAYKNEAAFRQIVLINVVLIPTSFFLDVTRGEHALMIVVCLFAIIVELFNSAIEAVVDRVSLEKHQLSKNAKDMGSAAQFVALSIIAVTWLIILLG; encoded by the coding sequence ATGGACAGTTATTCTCCCTACAAAGGCAAAAGCGGACTAAAGCGCATCTTGAATGCGACAGGTTATTCAATTTCAGGATTTAAGGCAGCTTATAAAAATGAAGCCGCTTTCCGGCAAATTGTTTTAATTAATGTTGTGCTTATCCCGACTAGCTTTTTCCTAGATGTGACTCGTGGTGAACATGCACTTATGATCGTTGTATGTTTATTTGCAATTATTGTAGAGCTATTCAACTCTGCGATTGAGGCAGTAGTTGACCGCGTATCACTTGAAAAACATCAACTCTCTAAAAATGCAAAAGATATGGGAAGTGCTGCTCAATTTGTTGCACTTTCTATTATTGCAGTTACGTGGCTTATTATTTTATTAGGCTAA
- the groL gene encoding chaperonin GroEL (60 kDa chaperone family; promotes refolding of misfolded polypeptides especially under stressful conditions; forms two stacked rings of heptamers to form a barrel-shaped 14mer; ends can be capped by GroES; misfolded proteins enter the barrel where they are refolded when GroES binds) has translation MSAKDVKFGDSARSKMIAGVNVLADAVKVTLGPKGRNVVIDRSFGAPHITKDGVTVAKEIALKDKFENMGAQLVREVSSKTNDIAGDGTTTATVLAQAILNEGIKSVTAGMNPMDLKRGIDIAVKTVVENIRSIAKPADDFKAIEQVGSISANSDTTVGKLIAQAMEKVGKEGVITVEEGSGFEDALDVVEGMQFDRGYISPYFANKQDTLTAELENPFILLVDKKIGNIRELISVLEAVAKTGKPLLIIAEDVEGEALATLVVNNMRGIIKVCAVKAPGFGDRRKAMLQDIAILTGATVISEEVGMSLEQATLQDLGTAHKITVSKENTVIVDGAGDAAAIAERVQQIRAQIEESTSEYDREKLQERVAKLAGGVAVIKIGAATEVEMKEKKDRVDDALHATRAAVEEGVVAGGGVALVRAVNVLDGLKGANEDQTAGINILRRAIEAPLRQIVSNAGDEPSVVINAVKAGEGNFGYNAATGEYGDMLEMGILDPAKVTRSALEHAASVAGLMLTTECMITDIPEDKPAAPDMGGMGGMGGMM, from the coding sequence ATGTCAGCTAAAGACGTAAAATTTGGTGATTCAGCTCGCTCAAAAATGATTGCAGGCGTAAACGTACTTGCAGATGCGGTTAAAGTAACTTTAGGTCCTAAAGGCCGTAACGTTGTAATCGACCGTTCTTTTGGTGCGCCGCACATCACTAAAGACGGTGTAACTGTTGCAAAAGAAATTGCATTAAAAGACAAGTTTGAAAACATGGGTGCTCAACTTGTTCGTGAAGTTTCAAGCAAAACTAACGACATCGCAGGTGACGGTACAACAACTGCAACTGTACTTGCTCAAGCAATTTTAAACGAAGGGATCAAATCAGTAACTGCTGGTATGAACCCAATGGACTTGAAACGCGGTATCGACATTGCAGTAAAAACTGTAGTTGAAAATATCCGTTCTATTGCTAAGCCAGCTGATGATTTCAAAGCAATTGAACAAGTAGGTTCAATTTCTGCTAACTCTGACACTACTGTTGGTAAACTTATTGCTCAAGCAATGGAAAAAGTAGGTAAAGAAGGCGTAATCACTGTAGAAGAAGGTTCTGGCTTCGAAGACGCATTAGACGTTGTAGAAGGTATGCAGTTTGACCGTGGTTATATCTCTCCGTACTTTGCAAACAAGCAAGATACTTTGACTGCTGAACTTGAAAACCCATTCATTCTTCTTGTTGACAAAAAAATTGGCAACATTCGTGAATTGATTTCTGTTTTAGAAGCTGTTGCTAAAACTGGTAAACCACTTCTTATTATCGCTGAAGATGTTGAAGGTGAAGCGCTTGCTACACTTGTTGTAAACAACATGCGCGGTATTATCAAAGTATGTGCTGTTAAAGCTCCTGGTTTCGGTGACCGTCGTAAAGCTATGCTTCAAGACATCGCGATCTTAACTGGTGCAACTGTTATTTCTGAAGAAGTTGGTATGTCTTTAGAACAAGCAACTCTTCAAGATTTAGGTACAGCGCACAAAATCACTGTTTCTAAAGAAAACACAGTTATTGTTGACGGTGCTGGTGATGCTGCTGCTATCGCTGAGCGTGTTCAGCAAATCCGTGCTCAAATTGAAGAATCTACTTCAGAATATGACCGTGAAAAATTACAAGAACGCGTTGCTAAATTGGCAGGCGGTGTTGCTGTAATTAAAATCGGTGCAGCGACTGAAGTTGAAATGAAAGAGAAGAAAGACCGCGTAGATGACGCTCTTCACGCAACTCGTGCAGCAGTTGAAGAAGGTGTTGTTGCTGGTGGTGGTGTTGCGCTTGTACGTGCTGTAAACGTTCTTGACGGCTTGAAAGGTGCTAACGAAGATCAAACAGCGGGTATCAATATTTTACGCCGTGCGATCGAAGCTCCACTTCGTCAAATCGTTTCAAATGCTGGTGATGAGCCATCTGTAGTGATCAATGCAGTTAAAGCTGGTGAAGGTAACTTCGGTTATAACGCTGCGACTGGCGAATATGGCGATATGTTAGAAATGGGTATTCTTGACCCTGCTAAAGTAACTCGTTCTGCACTTGAGCACGCTGCTTCTGTTGCGGGCTTGATGTTAACTACAGAATGTATGATTACTGACATTCCAGAAGACAAACCAGCTGCTCCAGACATGGGCGGTATGGGTGGAATGGGCGGCATGATGTAA